A window of Suncus etruscus isolate mSunEtr1 chromosome 4, mSunEtr1.pri.cur, whole genome shotgun sequence contains these coding sequences:
- the DDOST gene encoding dolichyl-diphosphooligosaccharide--protein glycosyltransferase 48 kDa subunit has translation MAACFAGSRAGSLWWLLLPLCGLVCASGPRTLVLLDNLNLRETHSLFFRSLKDRGFELTFKTADDPSLSLIKYGEFLFDNLIIFSPSVEDFGGNINVETISTFIDGGGSVLVAASSDIGDPLRELGSECGIEFDEEKTAVIDHHSYDVSDPGQHTLIVADTENLLKAPTIVGKSSLNPILFRGVGMVADPDNPLVLDILTGSSTSYSFFPDKPITQYPHAVGKNTLLIAGLQARNNARVIFSGSLDFFSDAFFNSAVQKDSPGSQRYSKTGNYELAVALSRWVFKEEGVLRVGPVSHHRVGEKSPPHAYTVTDLVEYSIVIEKLSNGKWVPFDGDDIQLEFVRIDPFVRTFLKKKGGKYSVQFKLPDVYGVFQFKVDYNRLGYTHLYSSTQVSVRPLQHTQYERFIPSAYPYYASAFSMMVGLFIFSIVFLHMKEKEKSD, from the exons ATGGCGGCCTGCTTTGCCGGCTCCCGCGCTGGATCTCTCTGGTGGCTGCTGcttcccttgtgcggcctggtcTGCGCCAGCGGCCCCCGCACCTTAGTGCTGCTGGATAACCTTAACCTGCGGGAAACACATTCGCTTTTCTTCCGGAGTCTGAAGG aTCGGGGTTTTGAGCTCACGTTCAAGACCGCAGATGACCCCAGCCTGTCCCTAATCAAATATGGGGAGTTCCTCTTTGACAATCTCATCATCTTCTCCCCCTCGGTAGAAG attttggaggCAACATCAACGTGGAGACCATTAGTACCTTTATCGATGGCGGAGGCAGTGTCCTGGTAGCTGCCAGCTCAGACATTG GTGACCCGCTCCGAGAGCTGGGCAGTGAGTGTGGGATCGAGTTTGATGAGGAGAAGACAGCTGTCATTGACCATCATAGCTATGATGTCTCTGATCCTGGCCAG CATACGCTCATCGTGGCTGACACTGAAAACCTGCTGAAGGCCCCCACCATTGTGGGGAAGTCATCCCTGAACCCCATCCTCTTTCGAGGTGTTGG gaTGGTGGCTGATCCTGACAATCCTTTGGTATTGGACATTCTGACTGGCTCTTCCACCTCCTATTCCTTCTTCCCGGATAAACCCATCACTCAG TACCCCCATGCAGTGGGGAAGAATACCCTCCTAATTGCGGGGCTGCAGGCGAGGAACAATGCCCGCGTCATCTTCAGCGGCTCCCTCGATTTCTTCAGTGATGCCTTCTTCAACTCAGCAGTGCAGAAGGACTCGCCTGGTTCCCAGCG GTATTCCAAAACAGGCAACTACGAGTTAGCTGTGGCCCTTTCTCGCTGGGTGTTCAAGGAGGAAGGTGTTCTTCGTGTGGGGCCTGTGTCCCATCATCGGGTGGGCGAGAAATCCCCCCCACATGCCTACACTGTCACTGACCTAGTG GAATACAGCATTGTGATTGAGAAGCTCTCCAACGGCAAATGGGTCCCCTTTGATGGAGACGACATTCAGCTGGAGTTTGTCCGCATTGATCCTTTTGTGAGGACGTTCTTAAAGAAGAAAG GTGGTAAATACAGTGTCCAGTTCAAGTTGCCTGATGTGTATGGTGTATTCCagttcaaagtggattacaacCGACTAGGCTACACGCACTTATACTCTTCCACACAG GTGTCCGTGAGGCCTCTCCAGCACACCCAGTATGAGCGCTTCATTCCCTCGGCCTATCCCTACTATGCCAGCGCCTTCTCCATGATGGTGGGCCTCTTCATCTTCAGCATCGTCTTCTTACAcatgaaggagaaggagaaatctgactga